A single region of the Novosphingobium sp. SL115 genome encodes:
- a CDS encoding head-tail connector protein: MMRAIIAPPALSSAAITELKAWLGVTRSTEDAELTMLIRAGLETCEGFTGTMPLQSGCEQVLRADGEWQVLAASPVQAITSLAALDLNGQRTALAAGAYEFDIDANGHGRVRLTRPIDQARVVVVFSAGMAANWEALPDAIRHGILRLAAHQHRARDDERKADAMPPAVVAALWRPWRRMRIA, translated from the coding sequence ATGATGCGGGCAATTATCGCACCGCCTGCCTTGTCTTCGGCGGCGATTACCGAACTGAAGGCCTGGCTGGGCGTAACCCGGTCAACCGAAGATGCCGAACTGACCATGCTGATCCGCGCCGGGCTGGAAACCTGCGAAGGCTTTACCGGCACGATGCCGCTGCAATCAGGCTGCGAGCAAGTGCTGAGGGCAGACGGTGAATGGCAGGTGCTGGCGGCAAGCCCAGTGCAAGCGATCACCAGCCTGGCAGCGCTGGACCTGAACGGACAGCGGACTGCGCTGGCTGCGGGGGCGTATGAATTCGACATCGACGCCAACGGGCACGGCCGGGTGCGGCTGACACGACCGATTGATCAGGCGCGGGTGGTCGTCGTCTTTTCAGCCGGTATGGCCGCAAACTGGGAAGCGCTACCGGATGCGATCCGCCACGGCATTCTGCGGCTGGCTGCGCACCAGCACCGCGCCCGCGACGACGAGCGCAAGGCCGACGCGATGCCGCCTGCGGTGGTAGCCGCACTGTGGCGGCCATGGCGGCGGATGCGGATCGCATGA
- a CDS encoding phage portal protein gives MSFFQSLAAAFKGEAVTPRVPLGRSFVSPWIAASDWQGGAAPEFNRGPINYPVAIREAYLKNPVAQRAVRLVAEGIGSAPLQASDPALTALVSETSAGQPLLETLTAHLLLHGNAYVQVLRDVDGVPVELFALRPERVTVIPDASGWPAAFAYKVGEKALRIEALDDFDRPNLIHIRYFHPVDDHYGAGCLEAAEEAVAIHNAAARWNRSLLENAARPSGALVYDPGELGAALSPDQFERIKAELTAAYSGMGNAGRPMLLEGGLRWQSLALSPADMDFATLKAAAARDIALAFGVPPMLLGIPGDNTYANYREANRALWRLTLLPVAGKILDALSEGLSPWFTGAALRVDMDRVPALAEDRERMWAQVAGADFLSADEKRAMLGIGGQFGAQVQP, from the coding sequence ATGTCGTTCTTTCAATCACTTGCCGCTGCCTTCAAGGGCGAGGCGGTGACGCCGCGCGTGCCATTGGGGCGCAGCTTTGTTTCGCCATGGATTGCCGCATCGGACTGGCAGGGCGGTGCCGCCCCTGAATTCAACCGGGGGCCGATCAACTATCCCGTGGCGATCCGCGAGGCCTATCTGAAAAACCCGGTGGCGCAGCGTGCGGTGCGACTGGTGGCCGAGGGCATTGGCAGCGCGCCGTTGCAAGCGTCCGATCCGGCGCTGACCGCACTGGTGAGCGAAACCAGCGCGGGCCAGCCTTTGCTGGAAACGCTGACCGCGCATCTGCTGCTGCATGGCAATGCCTATGTTCAGGTGCTGCGCGATGTAGATGGCGTGCCGGTGGAACTGTTCGCGCTGCGTCCCGAACGGGTGACGGTGATTCCCGATGCGAGCGGGTGGCCTGCGGCCTTTGCCTATAAGGTGGGCGAGAAAGCGTTGCGGATTGAGGCGCTGGACGATTTTGATCGGCCCAACCTGATCCACATCCGCTATTTCCACCCGGTTGATGACCATTATGGCGCGGGCTGTCTGGAAGCGGCGGAAGAGGCGGTGGCGATCCACAATGCGGCGGCGCGCTGGAACCGGTCCTTGCTGGAAAATGCGGCGCGGCCATCGGGCGCGTTGGTCTATGATCCAGGGGAGCTGGGGGCGGCGCTTTCGCCCGACCAGTTCGAGCGGATCAAGGCCGAACTGACGGCGGCCTATTCCGGCATGGGCAATGCCGGCCGTCCCATGCTGCTGGAAGGCGGGCTGCGCTGGCAGAGCCTTGCGCTGAGCCCCGCCGACATGGATTTTGCCACGCTGAAGGCGGCAGCCGCGCGCGACATTGCGCTGGCGTTTGGTGTGCCGCCGATGCTGCTGGGCATTCCGGGCGACAATACTTACGCCAATTACCGCGAGGCCAACCGCGCGCTGTGGCGGCTGACGCTGTTGCCGGTGGCGGGCAAGATCCTGGATGCGCTGAGTGAAGGACTTAGCCCCTGGTTTACGGGTGCTGCCTTGCGGGTAGACATGGACCGCGTGCCCGCACTGGCCGAGGACCGCGAGCGCATGTGGGCGCAAGTGGCGGGTGCCGATTTCCTGTCAGCCGATGAAAAGCGCGCGATGCTGGGCATCGGCGGTCAATTTGGCGCACAGGTGCAGCCATGA
- a CDS encoding YqaA family protein, with protein MLRRLYEWTMAKAAHPHAEWWLALFAFMEASFFPIPPHPLLGLMCLAEPKKAVRFAAIATVASVVGGMLGYAIGYGLYDTVGTQLLAALGLTESFPKAACYLREYGVEIIMLKGATPIPFKLLTITAGFIAMPLVPFILASVVSRSISFMIVGVLFRLFGAPIKRFIDKYLGLVTIGFVLLVVGGFVAATMLGGSGGSETKTKCEQTAITSAA; from the coding sequence ATGCTCCGTCGCCTCTACGAATGGACCATGGCCAAGGCCGCGCACCCCCATGCCGAATGGTGGCTGGCGCTGTTCGCGTTCATGGAGGCCAGCTTCTTTCCCATCCCGCCGCATCCCTTGCTGGGCCTGATGTGCCTTGCTGAACCCAAAAAAGCGGTCCGATTCGCGGCCATCGCCACCGTGGCTTCCGTTGTGGGCGGCATGCTCGGCTATGCCATCGGCTATGGCCTGTACGATACCGTCGGCACGCAGCTTCTCGCCGCGCTTGGCCTGACGGAAAGCTTCCCCAAGGCGGCTTGTTATCTGCGCGAATACGGCGTGGAAATCATCATGCTCAAGGGTGCCACGCCCATCCCGTTCAAACTGCTGACCATCACCGCAGGCTTCATCGCCATGCCGCTGGTACCGTTTATCCTTGCCAGCGTGGTCAGCCGCTCGATCAGCTTCATGATCGTAGGTGTGCTGTTCCGCCTGTTCGGTGCCCCGATCAAGCGCTTCATCGACAAGTATCTGGGCCTCGTCACCATCGGCTTCGTCCTGCTCGTGGTCGGCGGTTTCGTGGCTGCCACCATGCTCGGCGGCAGTGGTGGATCGGAAACCAAAACCAAGTGTGAACAGACGGCTATCACCAGCGCCGCCTGA
- a CDS encoding glutathione S-transferase family protein, which translates to MNRRLSPAPPDPIGQPNALALGVGTGNIAAMLTLYHCKDARSFRALWALEELGLPYDLYVLPFPPRKRYEGMHDINPLGTIPVLFDGDHRLTESVAIPHYLATKYGPSDLAVAPHEAGYAAYLNFLVMGEATLTFPQTIHLRYAVFARPEDRRPEIARDYAEWFGSRLRNAETLMGADYVAANRFTMADISVGYAVMLALSVGLEEFVSEPLRAYFQRLKSRPAYQRALAAQL; encoded by the coding sequence GTGAACAGACGGCTATCACCAGCGCCGCCTGATCCCATCGGTCAACCCAACGCCCTTGCGCTGGGTGTTGGGACTGGCAACATCGCCGCGATGCTGACGCTTTATCATTGCAAAGATGCCCGTTCCTTCCGCGCGCTGTGGGCGCTGGAGGAACTGGGCTTGCCATATGATCTGTATGTCCTGCCGTTCCCCCCGCGCAAACGGTATGAAGGTATGCACGACATCAACCCCTTGGGCACGATCCCGGTCTTGTTCGATGGTGACCATCGGTTGACCGAAAGCGTCGCCATCCCGCACTACCTCGCCACGAAGTACGGCCCTTCCGATCTCGCCGTCGCTCCGCATGAGGCGGGCTATGCCGCCTATCTCAACTTCCTCGTCATGGGCGAAGCCACGCTCACATTCCCCCAGACCATCCACTTGCGCTATGCCGTCTTCGCCCGGCCTGAAGATCGCCGCCCCGAAATTGCCCGCGACTATGCCGAATGGTTCGGCTCGCGCCTGCGCAATGCCGAAACCCTGATGGGGGCAGACTATGTCGCTGCAAACCGCTTCACCATGGCTGACATTTCGGTCGGCTATGCCGTGATGCTCGCCTTGTCGGTCGGCCTCGAAGAATTTGTTTCCGAACCCCTGCGGGCCTATTTCCAGCGCCTGAAATCCCGTCCCGCCTATCAGCGTGCGCTGGCTGCGCAGCTTTGA
- a CDS encoding phage major capsid protein: MDIETKSDALTGSFDIVDRQEAQDAALAALRSDVEEVKGRLDKVSRAAARPMLGGAASVSGPEMKGFVDGYLRNGRETELKSLSGVVAADGGYAVPQEIDTMIARRLVEISPIRAVANVVQTGSADFRRLISTGGTASGWVSETGARPETASPKLAEIAPPTGELYANPSATQAMLDDAAFDLEGWLANEIATEFARAEGAAFINGTGINQPMGFLSATRSIASDAARAFGSLQFIGSGNSNGFDSAPEAKLIDLVCQMKAPLRQGAVWVMNSTTLASVRKFKTADGAFLWQPGMIDGQPDRLLGYPVIEAEDMPDVAASNCPIAFGNFKAGYLIAERRQTTILRDPYTNKPFVQFYATRRIGGQVMDSDAIKLLKIEA; this comes from the coding sequence ATGGATATCGAAACCAAATCTGACGCACTGACCGGTTCGTTCGACATTGTTGATCGCCAGGAAGCGCAGGACGCCGCGCTCGCCGCGCTGCGTAGCGATGTGGAAGAAGTGAAGGGCCGTCTGGACAAGGTAAGCCGCGCCGCCGCCCGCCCGATGCTGGGTGGTGCGGCAAGCGTGTCTGGCCCGGAAATGAAGGGTTTTGTCGACGGTTATCTGCGCAACGGCCGCGAAACCGAACTGAAATCGCTTTCGGGCGTGGTGGCTGCGGATGGCGGTTATGCCGTGCCGCAGGAAATCGACACGATGATTGCCCGCCGTCTGGTGGAAATCAGCCCGATCCGCGCGGTGGCCAATGTGGTGCAGACCGGTAGCGCTGACTTTCGTCGCCTGATCTCGACCGGTGGCACGGCTTCGGGCTGGGTCAGCGAAACCGGGGCGCGCCCTGAAACAGCAAGCCCCAAGCTGGCCGAAATTGCCCCGCCGACCGGTGAGCTTTACGCCAACCCTTCGGCCACGCAGGCCATGCTGGATGATGCCGCATTCGATCTGGAAGGCTGGCTGGCGAACGAAATCGCCACCGAATTTGCGCGGGCTGAAGGGGCGGCTTTCATCAACGGCACGGGCATCAACCAGCCGATGGGCTTTCTTTCCGCAACCCGCAGCATTGCAAGCGACGCCGCGCGCGCCTTTGGCAGCTTGCAGTTCATCGGTTCAGGCAATTCCAACGGCTTTGACAGCGCGCCCGAAGCCAAGCTGATCGATCTGGTATGCCAGATGAAAGCCCCACTGCGTCAGGGCGCAGTGTGGGTGATGAATTCGACCACACTGGCGTCTGTCCGCAAGTTCAAGACCGCAGATGGTGCGTTTCTGTGGCAGCCCGGTATGATCGACGGCCAGCCCGACCGTCTGCTGGGCTATCCGGTGATCGAAGCCGAAGACATGCCCGACGTGGCAGCCAGCAATTGCCCGATCGCGTTCGGCAACTTCAAGGCTGGTTACCTTATTGCCGAACGCCGCCAGACCACGATCCTGCGCGATCCTTATACCAACAAGCCATTTGTGCAGTTCTATGCCACTCGCCGTATCGGCGGGCAGGTGATGGACAGCGACGCGATCAAGCTGCTGAAGATCGAGGCCTGA
- a CDS encoding HK97 family phage prohead protease gives MTANLTKTGHAPLRFAGYAAIFGKRDSGGDTILPGAFRASLDHRLTEGLRLPLLWQHRPEQQIGWIDVVGEDARGLRVVASVTATDSAAARALNDGAVDGLSFGYRVKQGRALPDGRELHDLDIMEVSLVTRPMQPLARVHYVENAGADAA, from the coding sequence ATGACCGCAAATTTGACCAAGACTGGACATGCACCACTGCGCTTTGCCGGATACGCCGCCATTTTTGGCAAGCGCGACAGCGGCGGTGACACGATTCTGCCCGGCGCATTCCGCGCCAGTCTGGACCATCGCTTGACCGAAGGACTGCGTCTGCCGCTGTTGTGGCAGCACCGTCCGGAACAGCAAATTGGCTGGATCGACGTGGTGGGTGAAGATGCGCGGGGACTGCGCGTGGTCGCATCAGTGACCGCAACAGATTCCGCAGCAGCGCGAGCGCTGAACGATGGCGCGGTGGACGGGCTTTCGTTCGGCTATCGTGTAAAACAAGGCCGCGCGCTGCCCGACGGACGTGAATTGCACGATCTGGACATCATGGAAGTGAGCCTTGTGACCCGGCCCATGCAACCGCTGGCGCGGGTTCACTATGTCGAGAACGCGGGCGCCGACGCCGCCTGA
- a CDS encoding DNA-packaging protein, whose product MDSKSDLIDWMLEASEDEINALAEGFTEKERAEWQYDWQVWGRQSQRPPQGDWRIWLVMAGRGFGKTRLGAEWVLRQAEAHPDARIALVGASLHEARTVMVEGESGLLSIGAPWRRPIYESSVRRLVWPNGAQAFLYSAGEPESLRGPQHSHAWCDEIAKWDGTSNRAGATWDNLQMGMRLGDAPRLVATTTPRPVPLVTRILAEGEANGVVLTRGSTFDNAVNLPARFVAAMRRTFGRTLLGRQELHGEMIEELAGALWNRALIERTREAAAPAMTRVVIGVDPPASAQGDACGIVVCGIGDDRIARVLADCSVEQASPERWARAVADAARVWSADRVVAEANQGGEMVSAVLRAAETTLPLRLVHASRGKSARAEPVAALYEAGRVRHAGMFARLEDELCGLMPGGEYQGPGRSPDRADACVWALTELMLGQQAQPRIWFD is encoded by the coding sequence ATGGATAGCAAGAGCGATCTGATCGATTGGATGCTGGAGGCGAGCGAAGACGAGATCAACGCCTTGGCAGAGGGTTTCACCGAAAAGGAGCGTGCCGAATGGCAGTATGATTGGCAGGTCTGGGGGCGCCAGAGCCAGCGTCCGCCGCAAGGTGACTGGCGCATATGGCTGGTGATGGCCGGGCGCGGGTTTGGCAAGACACGGCTGGGCGCGGAATGGGTTCTCCGACAGGCCGAAGCCCACCCCGATGCGCGGATTGCGCTGGTGGGCGCATCGTTGCACGAAGCGCGCACGGTGATGGTGGAGGGCGAAAGCGGGCTGTTATCAATCGGTGCGCCATGGCGGCGGCCGATCTATGAAAGTTCCGTGCGGCGGCTGGTTTGGCCCAACGGGGCGCAGGCGTTTCTCTATTCCGCAGGGGAGCCGGAAAGTTTGCGCGGGCCGCAACACAGCCATGCCTGGTGCGACGAAATTGCCAAGTGGGATGGCACATCGAACCGCGCAGGCGCGACGTGGGACAACCTGCAGATGGGAATGCGGCTGGGCGATGCCCCTCGCCTTGTCGCCACCACCACGCCAAGGCCGGTGCCGCTGGTCACGCGCATCCTTGCCGAAGGCGAAGCCAACGGTGTTGTGCTGACGCGCGGGAGCACGTTCGACAATGCCGTCAACCTGCCCGCCCGGTTTGTGGCGGCGATGCGGCGGACGTTTGGCCGCACGTTGCTGGGTCGCCAGGAACTGCATGGAGAGATGATTGAAGAACTTGCGGGCGCGCTGTGGAACCGCGCGCTGATTGAACGGACGCGCGAGGCGGCAGCTCCGGCGATGACCCGCGTGGTGATTGGCGTGGACCCGCCCGCCAGCGCGCAGGGCGATGCCTGCGGGATTGTGGTGTGCGGTATTGGCGACGACCGGATTGCGCGGGTGCTGGCGGATTGTTCGGTGGAACAGGCCAGCCCCGAACGATGGGCGAGAGCGGTTGCCGATGCGGCGCGCGTCTGGTCTGCCGACCGGGTGGTGGCCGAGGCCAATCAAGGCGGAGAAATGGTTTCGGCGGTGCTGCGTGCAGCCGAAACCACGCTGCCCTTGCGATTAGTCCATGCCAGCCGGGGCAAGTCTGCGCGCGCTGAGCCGGTGGCGGCGCTGTATGAAGCGGGGCGCGTGCGCCATGCTGGCATGTTTGCCCGGCTTGAGGATGAACTGTGCGGGCTGATGCCCGGCGGCGAATATCAGGGACCGGGGCGTTCGCCAGACCGCGCCGACGCCTGTGTCTGGGCGCTGACCGAGCTGATGCTGGGGCAGCAGGCACAACCGCGCATCTGGTTTGACTAA
- a CDS encoding cupin domain-containing protein, which yields MQFAHFDIDQFLRNHWQKRPLLIRNPWNDWQNPLEPDELAGLACEEGIESRLIVRDGDALKMESGPLPEARFGELGKEAWTLLVQAVDHTVPDVAALIEPFRFVPDWRIDDVMVSYATNGGGVGPHYDQYDVFLVQGLGRRRWRVGPVCNAQTPLLPHEDLRLLPDFEATDEWVLEPGDILYVPPGFAHDGVAVGDDCMTYSVGFRAPSRAELVEGWADHQVDRMAEDDRYADPDLAAQPHPGEITAASLDRLHAMVLESLSNRADFARWFGTFNSQPKYAEADWRPEDLATPETVQDSLAQGIPLLCNPASRFAFIRQATGGITLFADGQSFDCTGETADLAMQICANATLEADPALAASSSAVELLVTLINQGSLAFDDGEED from the coding sequence ATGCAATTCGCCCATTTCGATATCGACCAGTTCCTGCGCAATCACTGGCAGAAGCGCCCGCTGCTGATCCGCAACCCGTGGAACGACTGGCAAAACCCGCTCGAACCCGATGAACTGGCCGGCCTCGCCTGCGAAGAAGGCATCGAATCGCGCCTGATCGTGCGCGATGGCGATGCGCTGAAGATGGAAAGCGGACCTTTGCCCGAAGCACGCTTTGGCGAACTTGGCAAAGAGGCATGGACGCTGCTGGTGCAGGCGGTCGATCATACCGTGCCCGATGTCGCCGCGCTCATCGAACCGTTCCGGTTCGTGCCTGATTGGCGTATCGACGATGTCATGGTCAGCTATGCCACCAATGGCGGCGGCGTTGGCCCGCATTATGACCAGTATGACGTGTTTCTGGTGCAGGGCCTTGGCCGCCGCCGCTGGCGTGTTGGCCCGGTTTGCAATGCCCAAACCCCGCTGTTGCCGCACGAAGACCTGCGCCTCCTGCCAGATTTCGAAGCGACCGACGAATGGGTGCTGGAACCGGGCGACATCCTCTATGTCCCGCCCGGCTTCGCGCATGATGGCGTGGCCGTGGGTGATGATTGCATGACCTATTCGGTCGGCTTCCGCGCGCCTTCTCGCGCCGAACTAGTCGAAGGCTGGGCCGATCATCAGGTTGACCGCATGGCTGAAGATGATCGCTACGCCGATCCCGACCTTGCCGCGCAACCTCACCCCGGCGAAATCACGGCAGCTTCGCTCGACCGTCTGCACGCAATGGTTCTGGAATCGCTGTCCAACCGCGCCGATTTCGCCCGCTGGTTCGGCACGTTCAACAGCCAACCCAAATATGCCGAAGCCGACTGGCGCCCCGAAGACCTCGCCACGCCTGAAACCGTGCAGGACAGCCTCGCCCAGGGCATCCCTTTGCTGTGCAATCCCGCCAGCCGCTTTGCCTTCATCCGTCAGGCAACGGGCGGCATAACCCTGTTCGCCGATGGCCAAAGCTTTGATTGCACAGGCGAAACTGCCGACCTTGCCATGCAAATCTGCGCCAATGCTACGCTCGAAGCTGACCCGGCTCTCGCCGCTTCGTCATCCGCTGTCGAACTCTTGGTCACGCTGATCAATCAGGGCAGCCTTGCCTTCGATGATGGCGAAGAGGATTAA
- a CDS encoding DUF6127 family protein, with the protein MNREDMLARLIAQAEAEGSDLVTLRAVVEEASDLGAARALARMGLADADAHSDLAELRQLLGAWRDAKASAWKAAVHWVVRAALALLLLGIAVRFGSGDLVR; encoded by the coding sequence ATGAACCGCGAGGACATGCTGGCGCGGCTGATTGCGCAGGCCGAAGCCGAGGGTAGCGATCTGGTGACCCTGCGCGCGGTGGTGGAGGAAGCATCAGACCTGGGCGCGGCGCGGGCGCTGGCACGGATGGGGCTGGCGGACGCCGATGCCCATTCAGACCTTGCCGAACTGCGCCAGCTTTTGGGTGCGTGGCGCGATGCCAAGGCGAGCGCGTGGAAAGCCGCCGTCCACTGGGTGGTGCGCGCGGCACTGGCCCTGTTGCTGCTGGGAATCGCGGTGCGGTTCGGTTCGGGAGATCTGGTGCGATGA